A window of the Arachis duranensis cultivar V14167 chromosome 5, aradu.V14167.gnm2.J7QH, whole genome shotgun sequence genome harbors these coding sequences:
- the LOC107488899 gene encoding uncharacterized protein LOC107488899: protein MGPFWIVYGMTCHFPVEIEHKAYWAVKQYNMDFTQAGIARNIQIEELECLRIKAYKSARIYKERTKAFHNYCIHKKDFQEGDEVLFYNSRLYLMPGKLCSRWNGPYKVKEVKPYGVMKLFHPQSGTTFKVNGHQVKRYHGYKSQKELEVYLLMDAPV, encoded by the coding sequence ATGGGTCCCTTTTGGATCGTCTATGGTATGACATGCCACTTCCCAGTTGAGATAGAGCACAAAGCATATTGGGCAGTTAAGCAGTACAACATGGACTTTACACAAGCGGGTATTGccagaaatatacaaatagaaGAACTAGAATGCCTTAGAATCAAAGCATATAAAAGTGCAAGGATCTATAAGGAAAGGACTAAGGCATTCCATAATTACTGTATCCACAAGAAGGACTTTCAAGAAGGTGATGAGGTTCTCTTCTACAATTCAAGACTCTATCTCATGCCGGGCAAGCTTTGTTCAAGATGGAATGGTCCTTATAAGGTTAAGGAAGTGAAGCCCTATGGCGTAATGAAGCTCTTTCATCCTCAAAGTGGAACCACTTTTAAAGTGAATGGTCATCAGGTGAAGCGTTATCATGGCTATAAATCACAGAAGGAGTTGGAGGTGTATCTTCTCATGGATGCACCTGtctaa